One part of the Saprospiraceae bacterium genome encodes these proteins:
- a CDS encoding T9SS type A sorting domain-containing protein gives MNTKIRFNNHLAVKKIGMMGQLLMMLGLFLIFSGQSLYSQCLSVQKNLLAVAPASSGVPGNIDATYQLVIINTGCAISNGIVIQDILNAPGNLGSAFIRIVGFPSVAYISVASSSGNVNPGFDGLGSNPNLTDGTGFLILGDSLILQFTAEVDVDAVGAPVILNNQASTSYSIPVGHLPTMSTSATIPNCWTNCQLACNNQIQVSVNSICEADILAEMVLEGENSVCSNLGFYEVTLFYNNIKIQLPLNETYLNKKLKVNVRNIVCNNNCWGTLILEDKSPPVMNCRVRDTISCAANLSPDVLGYPVPTNLINKNVYPFIVTGLDACGIVYLTYVDSLVKYDCTNDSLSATIFRKWCARDPGGYTACCYDTIDLRRGTLADITLPPHYDGQVGNQPYLKCDGNWTKLPNGFPDTTVTGTGKPLGIYCGNIQYDFSDDTIRVCKGTFKLLRRWIILDWCNPGFRIDYIQQIKVVDDELPKVTCPANFTVSTNPWNCTGSLVLPVPQDLTPQTIVDDRTPYVIEKCSDWTYAVTHLPALDPKDCTPIPGLGDSRNITKQADGKYRVDNMPLGCNWIYYTITDGCGNSSVCQFDIEVKDLTPPVAVCQQKTVISLGSNGKALAPASVFDDRSHDNCGKVHFEVRRMNPGPCGTTSFGPDQEFCCADVSATVPVIVVLKVIDEAGNTSECMIDAFIQDKLPPKITCPKNMTVNCGTDLTNLNVFGVATATDNCQVRMETRVYNNLNTCNIGTLVREFIAIDNGSLRDSCRQTITVIDNTPFSLGDIIWPGDLVLNGCGDNPNPEITGKPIFINRDICNQPLSTYEDLTFNYVEGVCFKILRKWTVIDWCTYNQNVIPNKGVWYHTQVIKVNNTEAPFFTSSCVNQQYCITSGCEVKVTLEATASDLCTAQGELRWTYQLDLDNDGVGIITGNRNRFSFVFNVGMHRITWIVEDQCGNKSNCSYFINVSDCKFPTPYCLDGIVTVLMQNSGSVTVWAKDFNLNSEDNCTQKKDLKYSFTANIKDSFQTFTCADIPDGRSDTVEVSIYVTDIAGNQDFCKTKLILQDNQNVCPDVPTFGNLGGSIRGYNQNPSPDVAVIVKSLGNQLITKSTSTSGSYMFDDLDMYKSYTISAEYDKDPLNGISTKDIVKIQRHILGLESFDVPYKLIAADVNASGSITARDVSELRKLILGVQNVFESNTSWNFVDSNYPLSFDNYASYKNKVEVPDFANSLLNVDFISIKTGDVTGEANTGFGGNAQSRSNKMMLLELDQLDAAKSDFIKIPVRNAGDLVVASGLQMEFKIDQNDLEFAGIESGVLNINSTDYNYLKEGSIRLSWNNDTELNILNSDVLFYLLFNVKNNIVLGYNELKLNVSGLNAEVYAPSEDLGISLVYRTNNTKSDNGFELFQNVPNPFINETTIFFNVPKESFVKIGLYDLSGRIVKSYDLNAKKGLNSVKVKLEDTKMNGVLYYRLEAEEYSSTRKMIILK, from the coding sequence ATGAACACGAAAATTCGTTTCAATAATCATCTGGCAGTTAAGAAGATTGGGATGATGGGACAATTGTTGATGATGTTAGGATTGTTTCTAATCTTTTCTGGTCAATCATTGTACTCACAATGTCTTTCTGTACAGAAAAATCTGCTAGCTGTTGCTCCTGCAAGTAGTGGAGTTCCTGGAAATATAGATGCCACATATCAACTTGTAATTATTAATACAGGTTGTGCAATTTCGAATGGTATTGTAATTCAGGACATTCTTAATGCTCCAGGAAATTTAGGATCTGCATTCATAAGAATTGTTGGATTTCCTTCAGTAGCTTATATTTCTGTAGCAAGTAGTTCTGGGAATGTGAATCCTGGTTTCGATGGATTAGGTTCTAATCCTAACTTAACAGATGGTACTGGTTTTTTAATTTTAGGAGATTCACTTATTCTTCAGTTTACTGCAGAAGTAGATGTTGATGCAGTTGGAGCTCCTGTTATTTTAAACAATCAGGCATCGACAAGTTATTCAATTCCAGTTGGACATTTACCTACAATGTCAACTAGTGCAACAATACCTAATTGTTGGACGAATTGTCAATTGGCATGTAATAATCAGATTCAGGTTTCTGTTAACAGCATTTGTGAAGCAGACATTTTAGCGGAGATGGTTTTGGAAGGCGAGAATAGTGTTTGTTCTAATTTGGGTTTTTACGAAGTAACTTTATTTTATAATAATATTAAGATTCAGCTTCCTTTGAATGAAACTTATTTAAATAAGAAGTTGAAAGTTAATGTACGTAATATTGTTTGCAATAATAATTGCTGGGGTACATTAATATTAGAAGATAAATCACCTCCTGTAATGAATTGCAGAGTTCGGGATACCATTAGTTGTGCCGCAAATTTATCTCCGGATGTTCTTGGTTATCCTGTTCCAACAAACCTTATTAATAAAAATGTTTATCCATTTATAGTAACAGGCCTTGATGCATGTGGAATAGTTTATCTTACCTATGTAGATAGTTTAGTTAAGTATGATTGTACAAATGATTCTTTAAGTGCAACAATATTTAGAAAATGGTGTGCAAGAGATCCAGGTGGATATACTGCATGTTGTTATGATACCATAGATTTACGTCGAGGAACATTGGCTGACATAACATTGCCACCACATTATGATGGACAAGTTGGGAATCAACCGTATTTGAAATGCGATGGAAATTGGACAAAACTTCCAAATGGTTTTCCAGATACAACCGTAACTGGTACAGGCAAACCATTAGGTATTTATTGTGGAAACATTCAATATGATTTTTCAGATGACACGATTCGTGTTTGTAAAGGCACTTTTAAATTATTGCGTAGATGGATCATATTAGATTGGTGCAATCCAGGTTTTCGTATTGATTACATCCAACAAATAAAAGTAGTAGATGATGAGTTGCCAAAAGTAACCTGCCCGGCCAATTTTACAGTAAGTACAAATCCTTGGAATTGCACAGGTTCATTAGTATTGCCAGTTCCGCAGGATTTAACGCCACAAACAATTGTTGATGATAGGACACCATACGTTATAGAGAAATGCTCTGATTGGACTTATGCCGTGACACATTTACCAGCACTAGATCCAAAAGATTGTACCCCAATTCCAGGACTCGGTGATTCAAGAAATATTACAAAACAAGCAGATGGAAAATACCGGGTTGACAACATGCCATTGGGATGTAATTGGATTTATTATACAATTACAGATGGATGTGGAAATTCTAGTGTTTGTCAATTTGATATTGAAGTAAAAGATCTGACACCTCCTGTAGCGGTGTGTCAACAAAAAACAGTAATTTCATTAGGATCTAATGGAAAAGCGCTAGCACCAGCAAGTGTTTTCGATGATCGTAGTCATGATAATTGTGGAAAAGTTCATTTTGAAGTAAGAAGGATGAACCCGGGTCCATGTGGTACTACTTCTTTTGGTCCCGATCAAGAATTCTGTTGCGCGGATGTATCTGCAACAGTTCCTGTAATAGTTGTGCTAAAAGTTATAGATGAAGCGGGAAATACAAGTGAATGTATGATAGATGCTTTTATACAAGATAAATTACCGCCAAAAATTACTTGTCCTAAAAATATGACAGTGAATTGTGGTACCGACTTAACTAACTTAAATGTATTTGGAGTAGCAACTGCAACTGATAATTGTCAGGTGCGTATGGAGACTAGAGTTTATAATAATTTAAATACTTGTAATATCGGAACCCTGGTTAGAGAATTCATAGCCATTGATAATGGCAGTTTAAGAGATTCTTGTAGACAAACCATTACAGTAATTGACAATACACCATTTAGTCTTGGCGATATTATTTGGCCAGGTGATCTGGTGTTAAATGGTTGTGGCGATAACCCAAATCCAGAAATTACGGGAAAGCCAATTTTTATAAATAGAGATATCTGTAATCAACCACTCTCGACATATGAAGATTTGACGTTTAATTATGTTGAAGGAGTTTGTTTTAAAATATTAAGAAAATGGACAGTAATTGATTGGTGTACTTATAATCAAAACGTTATTCCAAATAAAGGTGTTTGGTATCATACTCAAGTTATAAAAGTAAATAATACGGAAGCTCCGTTTTTTACAAGTTCTTGTGTAAATCAACAATACTGTATTACAAGTGGCTGTGAAGTAAAAGTGACTCTTGAAGCAACCGCATCTGATTTATGCACAGCACAAGGAGAACTTCGTTGGACATACCAATTAGATTTGGATAATGATGGTGTTGGAATTATTACTGGAAATAGAAATAGATTTTCGTTTGTATTCAATGTAGGAATGCATAGAATTACATGGATTGTCGAAGATCAATGTGGCAATAAATCAAATTGTTCTTACTTTATAAATGTTAGTGACTGTAAATTTCCAACGCCTTATTGCCTCGATGGAATTGTTACCGTATTAATGCAAAATTCTGGTTCTGTTACAGTTTGGGCTAAAGATTTTAACTTGAATAGTGAAGACAATTGTACACAAAAAAAGGATTTGAAATATTCTTTCACAGCTAATATTAAAGATTCATTCCAAACATTTACTTGTGCAGATATTCCAGATGGCAGAAGTGATACGGTAGAAGTATCTATATATGTAACAGACATTGCAGGTAATCAAGATTTTTGCAAAACGAAACTTATCCTTCAAGACAATCAAAATGTTTGTCCAGATGTTCCAACATTTGGAAATTTAGGAGGTTCGATTCGTGGGTATAATCAAAATCCTTCCCCGGATGTTGCTGTGATTGTTAAATCGTTAGGCAATCAGTTGATTACTAAAAGTACAAGTACTTCAGGGTCCTATATGTTTGATGACTTAGATATGTATAAAAGTTATACAATCTCCGCTGAATATGATAAAGATCCATTAAATGGTATATCGACTAAAGATATTGTAAAGATTCAGAGGCATATATTAGGTTTAGAATCATTTGATGTTCCTTATAAGCTGATAGCAGCAGATGTAAATGCATCAGGCTCTATTACAGCAAGAGATGTTTCGGAATTAAGAAAATTAATACTTGGCGTTCAAAATGTATTTGAGAGTAACACTTCATGGAATTTTGTTGATTCAAATTATCCATTGTCATTCGATAATTACGCTAGTTATAAAAACAAAGTAGAAGTACCTGATTTTGCGAATAGCTTATTGAATGTTGATTTTATTTCAATCAAAACAGGAGATGTTACTGGAGAAGCCAATACGGGTTTCGGTGGAAATGCACAATCACGTAGCAATAAAATGATGTTACTTGAATTAGATCAACTAGATGCAGCAAAATCAGATTTTATCAAAATACCGGTAAGAAATGCTGGTGATTTAGTAGTTGCTTCAGGACTCCAGATGGAATTCAAAATAGATCAGAATGATTTAGAATTTGCAGGTATAGAATCTGGCGTGTTAAATATAAATTCAACAGATTACAATTATCTTAAGGAAGGATCTATTCGCCTAAGTTGGAATAATGATACAGAATTAAATATTTTGAATTCTGATGTGCTATTCTATTTATTATTCAATGTTAAAAACAATATAGTATTGGGATATAATGAATTGAAGCTTAATGTGAGTGGATTAAATGCAGAAGTTTATGCACCATCTGAAGATTTAGGAATATCGTTAGTTTATAGAACAAATAATACCAAATCAGATAATGGTTTTGAGCTATTCCAAAACGTTCCAAATCCATTTATTAATGAAACGACTATTTTCTTTAATGTTCCAAAAGAGTCATTTGTAAAAATTGGTTTGTATGATTTGTCTGGTCGAATAGTAAAGTCATACGATCTAAATGCGAAGAAAGGATTGAATTCAGTAAAAGTTAAATTAGAAGATACTAAAATGAATGGTGTGCTTTATTATAGACTG
- a CDS encoding HYR domain-containing protein: MKRSILLSIFFLSLCFSQKQFAQSCQFAAFPPQAADNGTCQAAYALVCPEFIAPDCGCIPDPTSDPVILSSRFELNFKAFPPGGIHLDTTPTIFQNVPFAGCADVTIIMTAVGDLSSRPFEDLVLLDEFDNIICRVGGADCELVESGCTMRFCDFNIQASGGLHWKLKPNSLVTNGSGFPFCPENWVNIELRIPTSNIRAVNDKTGTCEGTIFLPFGKTIVNWTSINKFTCEEITTVQELTRGDVTPPVIINCPTKGVIINLGPGECEASWDAPPFMAMDDCPTATFLNQANSIGCTGTLNFCGYDAVNPSGWIFNLTNNTSAPMAILGFPSYYTGGCSGITSNNALFDVFIKTTANTGWDVGLTGFNGNPATVGCNGVSPKALWTQIKTGSVADNLRATPITQTSLDTLLLGTAVPPSRDTIYACDGTFTVNIGSSLSSNFILQPGEIRGIFLTGALGTRFEPGLVGPFGSCNVGRPFGDGKCQINTGLIAGGLASNTVASIGHIGICRPFGYVGNVLYATADNMIRLKQTCGIPYGPGCYFPIGCTTLCYEATDAVGNKSTCQFDVCVNAFQGAVDFLACHDEIQISLDENCFATISPDEVLAGGPYKCYDDYIIELRDWITNLVIDRQPNVPGSQVGVQDIGREIKVTVRDPATGNSCWGHATVEDKIAPQLTCPRDTCVVCGTTETSPFYMGSPLVRENCGGYSLSYKDDVTAGSCLLNFEETIVRTWTAIDASNNKSVCSQTIIVSLATINSVDVPLNFDDLEEPALACNEKIDLNKDVTPHYLAFPYCVDGYLLDSAHWFATGGFLPSPNGDLAGERLPRTLGWNCIDTGLYIGHPSPWPIYYPAHPNWRPNNPVCWGPDEIVMWHGTGYPSGLDCSNLGITFQDLIIDIAKPGCDAGPIGCYKVLRKWTVLDWCTSEIGGHNQIIKVIDREGPEVLYPDTVTVNMEVWTCTGRWEVPQPWLLDNCSNELHYTIQIENGTVLGNETAGYIIVDIERGIWNANIIAEDCCGNITKKRVAVNVFDNVPPIAVCDQRTVVSLNGNQSPGENYAKVFANDLDQGSFDNCSPHVFFKVIRMEQLRGTNNGSNAGQPDNGTNCTSVNGDDNAILDGNQIYFDDHVKFCCSDVGKTIMVVLRVFDREPGVGPVTPSRMNSGGNLFNHYSDCMVEIEVQDKSIPTVVPPPNIVVSCWFWFDVDKATDPNDPTFGRVVSDLSARKKVVTKDLVCYNYCVRNDITGYPGFVPGAPPSNPPAWNKACDYYRVLFDTSHYDRKYELVWGFDGTVLGACGTNYSISVNDNRECGQGQITRTIVARGPNGISVTGTQIIWVVDCDPFYINRADNCDPDDDITWPGNCTGQATTIEGCGADISPDNPLLGRPIIENNSDDLCALISIEYFDEIFTIEPDACFKVLRKWVVIDWCQYDPSIDPIKGRWEYLQIIKVHDNDKPVITVSIGNCEPAVKNATNNICYGHITITVDATDNCSPLDWLFYDYKIDIYNDGVGVHSGFDYAVGPLTKKEYALGRTPLKHHNPLADDEFNPFNASGTYPIGIHRICWYVEDGCGNLAANCQLFEIKDCKAPTPYCHVGVITTVMPSSGCITIWARDLDAGSFDNCTNPEDLRIYFENGNTDSLTICCDDFVSNKINDELILPVTICVEDEEGNKDCCKTTVVIQDPHNICPDVGSFGKITGELKTLTDEGTEFADVQLLESSIMTKQMTTASNGAYLFGDLDYGASVEYVIQPRRTDDPLNGVTTADIVKIQRHILGIETLNSPYKFIAADVNNTASITAADISEIRKLILGVTNVFSKVDSWTFIPKDYFMDANNPWAAPREVIVPMPLAQQEIADFIAVKMGDVNNNARGHNVAGSSSRNNGKLHLEIDNNTTVSGELYKVAFKSSDFNNIAGYQFTMKFDRQALTFEGIEAGSLNVDESNFGTNQVGNGILTTSWNSKVAQSVESEATLFTVVFRANSNSNIGSLIAITGDVTTAEAYDAQLNTKDISLGVRTERGVVESGIFELYQNTPNPFAKETTISYRLPEAGNAKLSIYDVTGKVLRVYELTGVKGLNTVKVQKAELNAGGVLYYQLDAADHTATKRMVVMD; this comes from the coding sequence ATGAAACGTTCAATTTTATTAAGCATCTTTTTTCTGAGTCTATGCTTTTCTCAGAAACAGTTCGCACAATCTTGTCAGTTTGCTGCATTTCCGCCTCAAGCTGCTGATAACGGAACCTGTCAGGCTGCCTATGCATTAGTTTGCCCAGAGTTTATTGCTCCAGATTGTGGATGTATACCAGATCCAACTTCTGACCCAGTGATTTTGTCCTCTAGGTTTGAGCTTAATTTTAAAGCGTTTCCTCCAGGTGGAATTCATTTGGATACAACTCCAACTATTTTTCAAAATGTACCATTCGCAGGATGTGCGGATGTCACGATCATCATGACTGCTGTTGGAGATTTAAGCTCCAGGCCATTTGAAGACTTAGTTCTTTTGGATGAGTTTGATAATATTATTTGCAGAGTCGGCGGAGCAGATTGTGAGCTCGTTGAAAGTGGTTGCACTATGCGCTTTTGTGATTTTAATATTCAAGCATCTGGTGGACTTCATTGGAAGTTAAAACCAAACTCTTTAGTAACGAATGGATCTGGATTTCCATTCTGCCCTGAAAACTGGGTAAATATTGAATTAAGAATACCTACCTCTAATATTAGAGCAGTAAATGATAAAACAGGAACCTGTGAAGGAACTATTTTCCTTCCATTTGGTAAAACAATCGTGAATTGGACAAGTATCAACAAATTTACTTGTGAAGAAATTACAACAGTCCAGGAATTGACTAGAGGGGATGTAACTCCTCCAGTAATTATTAATTGCCCAACAAAAGGGGTAATTATCAACTTGGGTCCTGGAGAATGCGAAGCAAGCTGGGATGCACCTCCTTTTATGGCGATGGATGATTGTCCTACTGCTACATTCCTAAATCAAGCAAATTCAATCGGATGTACCGGCACACTAAATTTTTGTGGATATGATGCCGTGAATCCATCTGGTTGGATCTTTAACTTAACAAATAATACCTCTGCCCCAATGGCAATCTTAGGATTTCCAAGTTATTATACTGGTGGCTGTTCAGGTATTACAAGCAATAATGCATTGTTTGATGTTTTTATAAAAACTACTGCAAATACAGGCTGGGATGTTGGTTTAACAGGTTTTAATGGAAATCCAGCAACCGTTGGTTGCAATGGTGTTTCTCCTAAAGCTTTATGGACGCAAATTAAAACTGGCTCTGTTGCTGATAATTTAAGGGCAACTCCTATTACTCAAACTTCTTTGGATACACTTTTATTAGGAACAGCGGTACCTCCTTCAAGAGATACAATTTATGCTTGTGATGGTACATTTACTGTTAATATTGGTTCTTCCTTAAGTTCTAATTTTATTTTACAGCCCGGGGAGATAAGAGGAATCTTCTTAACAGGTGCACTTGGTACTCGTTTTGAACCAGGTCTTGTCGGACCATTCGGTTCTTGTAACGTAGGCCGTCCATTTGGTGATGGTAAATGTCAGATTAATACCGGACTTATCGCAGGCGGTTTAGCAAGTAATACAGTTGCATCGATTGGTCATATTGGTATTTGTCGTCCATTTGGTTATGTAGGCAACGTGCTATATGCTACTGCAGATAATATGATTCGTTTAAAACAAACCTGCGGAATTCCTTATGGACCAGGTTGTTATTTCCCTATTGGATGTACAACCCTTTGCTATGAGGCAACGGATGCAGTAGGTAATAAATCAACCTGTCAATTTGATGTATGCGTTAATGCATTTCAAGGAGCTGTTGATTTCTTAGCTTGCCATGATGAAATTCAAATAAGCCTTGACGAAAATTGCTTTGCAACTATTAGTCCAGATGAAGTACTTGCCGGTGGTCCTTATAAATGTTATGATGATTATATAATCGAGCTTAGAGACTGGATTACAAATTTGGTGATCGATCGACAACCAAATGTACCTGGATCTCAAGTTGGAGTTCAAGATATTGGAAGAGAAATTAAAGTAACCGTAAGAGATCCTGCAACTGGCAACAGTTGTTGGGGTCATGCTACAGTGGAAGATAAAATTGCACCTCAACTAACCTGTCCAAGAGACACCTGTGTTGTTTGTGGAACGACAGAGACATCACCATTTTATATGGGCTCTCCATTAGTTCGTGAAAATTGTGGAGGATACTCCTTATCTTATAAGGATGACGTCACAGCAGGTAGCTGTCTTTTAAATTTTGAAGAAACTATAGTGCGAACTTGGACTGCAATTGATGCATCTAATAATAAATCTGTTTGTTCTCAAACAATCATTGTTAGTTTAGCTACAATAAATAGTGTTGATGTTCCCTTAAATTTTGATGATTTAGAAGAACCTGCTTTAGCATGTAATGAGAAAATCGATTTAAATAAAGATGTAACACCTCATTATCTGGCATTTCCATATTGTGTGGATGGCTATTTATTAGACTCTGCACATTGGTTTGCAACGGGTGGATTTTTGCCAAGTCCAAATGGTGATCTAGCAGGGGAGCGTTTACCAAGAACTTTAGGTTGGAATTGTATAGATACTGGTTTATACATTGGCCATCCGAGTCCATGGCCTATTTATTATCCAGCACATCCAAATTGGAGACCAAATAATCCAGTGTGTTGGGGACCGGATGAAATTGTAATGTGGCATGGAACCGGTTATCCAAGTGGTTTAGACTGCTCGAATTTAGGGATTACCTTCCAGGATTTAATTATAGATATTGCTAAACCAGGATGCGACGCTGGGCCAATTGGATGTTACAAGGTGCTCCGTAAATGGACTGTTTTGGATTGGTGTACGAGTGAGATAGGCGGTCATAATCAAATTATTAAAGTAATAGATCGCGAAGGCCCGGAAGTGCTTTATCCAGATACGGTAACCGTAAATATGGAAGTATGGACCTGTACTGGTAGGTGGGAAGTACCCCAGCCTTGGTTATTAGATAATTGCAGCAATGAACTTCATTATACTATTCAAATTGAAAATGGAACAGTGTTAGGAAATGAGACTGCAGGTTATATTATAGTAGATATAGAAAGAGGCATTTGGAATGCTAATATCATAGCAGAAGATTGTTGTGGAAATATCACTAAGAAAAGAGTTGCTGTCAATGTATTTGATAATGTTCCTCCGATTGCAGTTTGTGATCAACGAACAGTTGTTAGTCTCAACGGTAACCAAAGTCCAGGTGAAAACTATGCGAAAGTTTTTGCAAATGATTTAGACCAAGGAAGTTTTGATAATTGTTCTCCGCATGTATTCTTTAAGGTTATCAGAATGGAACAATTGAGAGGTACAAATAATGGAAGTAATGCTGGTCAACCAGATAATGGTACAAATTGCACAAGTGTGAATGGTGATGACAATGCAATTTTAGATGGAAATCAAATTTATTTTGATGATCATGTTAAATTCTGTTGTAGTGATGTTGGAAAAACAATCATGGTTGTTTTGAGAGTATTTGATCGCGAACCAGGTGTCGGTCCAGTAACACCAAGTAGAATGAACTCCGGTGGAAATTTATTCAATCATTATAGTGATTGTATGGTTGAAATTGAAGTTCAGGATAAAAGTATTCCAACTGTTGTGCCACCACCAAATATCGTTGTAAGCTGTTGGTTCTGGTTTGATGTTGATAAAGCTACTGATCCAAATGATCCTACCTTTGGTAGAGTTGTAAGTGATCTTAGTGCAAGAAAGAAAGTTGTCACTAAAGATTTAGTTTGTTATAACTATTGTGTTCGAAATGATATAACAGGATATCCTGGTTTCGTTCCTGGCGCACCACCTTCTAATCCTCCAGCATGGAATAAAGCTTGTGACTATTATAGAGTATTATTTGATACTTCTCATTATGATAGAAAATATGAGCTCGTTTGGGGTTTTGATGGTACTGTTCTTGGTGCTTGTGGTACAAATTATTCTATCTCTGTAAATGATAATCGCGAATGTGGTCAAGGTCAAATTACACGAACTATTGTAGCAAGAGGTCCTAATGGAATTAGTGTAACAGGTACCCAAATTATTTGGGTAGTTGATTGCGATCCATTTTATATCAATAGAGCAGATAATTGCGATCCGGATGATGATATTACCTGGCCAGGAAATTGCACAGGCCAAGCTACAACTATTGAAGGTTGTGGAGCAGATATTAGTCCTGATAATCCTTTATTAGGAAGACCTATAATTGAAAATAACTCGGATGATCTTTGCGCTTTAATTAGTATCGAATATTTCGATGAGATCTTCACAATTGAACCAGATGCGTGCTTTAAAGTATTGCGTAAATGGGTCGTAATTGATTGGTGCCAATATGATCCTAGTATCGATCCAATCAAGGGAAGATGGGAGTATTTGCAGATTATCAAAGTACACGATAATGATAAACCAGTTATTACAGTTTCAATCGGAAATTGTGAACCAGCTGTCAAAAATGCAACAAATAATATTTGTTATGGACATATAACTATTACCGTAGATGCTACAGATAATTGTAGCCCACTCGATTGGTTATTCTATGACTATAAGATTGATATTTATAATGATGGCGTTGGTGTTCATTCTGGATTTGACTATGCAGTAGGACCTTTGACTAAGAAAGAATATGCTTTAGGAAGAACTCCATTGAAACATCATAATCCTCTAGCGGATGATGAGTTTAACCCTTTTAATGCGAGTGGAACATATCCAATAGGAATTCATAGAATTTGTTGGTATGTTGAAGACGGTTGTGGCAATTTGGCTGCTAATTGTCAATTATTTGAGATTAAAGATTGCAAAGCTCCAACTCCTTATTGTCATGTAGGTGTTATCACCACAGTCATGCCAAGTTCAGGTTGTATAACAATTTGGGCAAGAGATTTAGATGCTGGTAGTTTTGATAATTGTACAAATCCTGAAGATCTTCGAATTTATTTTGAAAATGGAAATACAGATAGTCTAACAATTTGCTGTGATGACTTTGTAAGCAATAAGATTAACGATGAATTAATATTACCGGTTACAATTTGTGTCGAAGATGAAGAAGGAAATAAAGATTGTTGTAAAACCACGGTTGTGATTCAAGATCCTCATAATATTTGTCCTGATGTAGGATCCTTTGGAAAAATCACAGGGGAGTTAAAAACATTGACAGATGAAGGAACAGAATTTGCAGATGTTCAACTTTTAGAATCTTCCATTATGACAAAACAAATGACAACCGCTAGTAACGGTGCGTATTTGTTTGGAGATTTGGATTACGGTGCTTCTGTTGAATATGTAATTCAACCAAGAAGAACGGATGATCCTCTAAATGGCGTTACCACTGCAGATATTGTTAAGATTCAAAGACATATCCTAGGAATAGAAACACTTAATAGTCCTTATAAATTCATAGCTGCCGATGTCAATAATACTGCATCTATTACAGCAGCAGATATTTCTGAGATTCGAAAACTAATTTTAGGTGTTACAAATGTGTTTAGCAAAGTTGATTCCTGGACATTTATTCCTAAAGACTATTTTATGGATGCTAATAATCCATGGGCTGCTCCTCGGGAAGTAATAGTACCAATGCCATTAGCACAGCAAGAAATTGCAGATTTTATTGCAGTTAAAATGGGCGATGTTAATAACAATGCCAGAGGTCACAATGTAGCTGGAAGCAGCAGTCGTAACAATGGTAAGTTACATTTAGAAATTGATAACAATACAACGGTATCCGGAGAATTGTACAAAGTAGCATTCAAATCAAGTGATTTCAACAACATCGCAGGATACCAGTTTACAATGAAATTTGATCGTCAAGCATTGACATTCGAAGGAATTGAAGCAGGATCTTTAAATGTTGATGAGTCAAACTTTGGAACAAACCAGGTTGGAAACGGTATCTTGACTACGAGCTGGAATAGCAAAGTAGCACAGAGTGTAGAATCAGAAGCAACGTTATTCACAGTAGTATTCCGCGCAAACAGTAACAGCAACATTGGTAGCTTAATCGCAATCACTGGAGATGTAACAACAGCAGAAGCATATGATGCACAATTAAATACAAAAGACATCAGCTTAGGAGTGCGTACAGAAAGAGGCGTTGTAGAAAGTGGAATTTTTGAGTTATACCAAAATACACCAAATCCATTTGCGAAAGAAACTACCATCAGTTATAGATTACCAGAAGCAGGAAATGCTAAATTGAGTATCTATGACGTAACCGGTAAAGTATTGAGAGTATATGAGTTAACAGGCGTAAAAGGCTTGAACACTGTAAAAGTTCAAAAAGCTGAATTGAATGCAGGAGGCGTATTATACTATCAATTAGATGCCGCAGACCATACAGCAACCAAGAGAATGGTTGTTATGGACTAA